In Camelina sativa cultivar DH55 chromosome 16, Cs, whole genome shotgun sequence, a single window of DNA contains:
- the LOC104753593 gene encoding agamous-like MADS-box protein AGL61, with protein sequence MKKIENCADRTITFYKCKQKIYNKLSELSLLCGANVGFLVYSNSGIPYTFGSSSFEVISKRFLNSEGSSSTSLPQQSNIDVHHKEKMEELCQVYNNLIEKVDVEKQKGMTMAKAEAEALPVEKDVWWKVDPMTIKDKEVIKQLLEKYEDLYEKLCDEVGARNQIENAP encoded by the coding sequence atgaaaaaaatagaaaattgtgCAGACCGCACAATTACATTCTACAAATGCAAACAAAAGATCTACAATAAGCTCAGTGAGCTGTCCCTTCTATGTGGTGCTAATGTTGGGTTTCTTGTGTACTCCAATAGTGGAATCCCATACACATTCGGCAGTTCATCCTTTGAAGTCATTTCAAAGCGGTTTCTCAACAGTGAGGGCTCTTCGTCCACCTCACTGCCACAACAATCGAACATAGATGTTCATCATaaagagaagatggaagaactCTGCCAAGTCTATAACAATCTTATAGAGAAGGTTGATGTGGAGAAACAGAAAGGGATGACCATGGCAAAGGCTGAGGCAGAGGCACTGCCAGTGGAGAAGGACGTGTGGTGGAAAGTCGATCCAATGACAATTAAGGATAAGGAAGTCATAAAGCAGTTGCTGGAGAAGTATGAAGATCTCTATGAGAAACTATGTGACGAGGTTGGTGCAAGGAACCAAATAGAAAATGCaccatag